The Cryptomeria japonica unplaced genomic scaffold, Sugi_1.0 HiC_scaffold_116, whole genome shotgun sequence genome contains a region encoding:
- the LOC131865665 gene encoding aspartic proteinase nepenthesin-1-like: MERSKLLGFVVLICFTIPTISCSSDRLFSGWPKSSSDENVKIRVNMTRRSERELGFSERLGLAVDRSKKRMKKIEALIRGQLDAETPVEVGDGEFLMSVALGTPSVSFEAIVDTGSDLIWTQCKPCKDCFSQPTPIFDPSKSPTFSTIPCGDSLCDALGSTQTGCNPDCTFMYQYGDGSFTSGDLAYETLSIGSSKVKGIAFGCGHDNEGQGFSQGGGLVGLGRGGLSLISQLGSKAENMFSYCLLPITDSSSQTSPLFFGEGASLSGGAKTLPLIKSSIIPTFWYIPITGITLNGKALDIPPGTFDLQSDGSGGMIIDSGTTVTILDQAAYSPLKEAIQSAIDLTPVDGSSTGLDLCYHTSSAHLTLPTLVFNFKGGVDYELPADNFFIQASENLLCLAMLGEPSGNPSIFGNIQQQNFHILYNNAQNTLSFKPTKCDSL, encoded by the coding sequence atggagCGTTCAAAGCTGTTGGGTTTTGTGGTCTTGATATGCTTTACTATTCCAACGATATCATGTTCTTCGGACAGACTGTTTAGTGGTTGGCCGAAGTCTAGCAGcgatgaaaatgtaaaaataaggGTGAATATGACGCGCAGATCAGAGAGAGAGTTGGGTTTTTCTGAGAGATTGGGTTTGGCTGTGGATCGAAGTAAGAAGCGAATGAAGAAGATAGAGGCATTGATAAGAGGGCAATTAGACGCTGAAACGCCCGTTGAAGTAGGGGATGGAGAATTTCTGATGAGCGTTGCACTGGGAACGCCCTCTGTGAGCTTCGAAGCGATTGTGGACACGGGGAGCGATCTGATTTGGACTCAGTGCAAGCCTTGCAAGGACTGCTTCTCTCAGCCTACGCCAATCTTCGACCCCTCCAAGTCCCCCACATTTTCCACAATTCCCTGCGGTGATTCTCTTTGTGACGCCTTGGGGAGTACACAAACCGGATGCAATCCAGATTGTACCTTTATGTATCAGTATGGCGATGGTTCCTTCACCAGCGGCGACCTGGCTTACGAGACATTGTCAATTGGGAGCAGCAAGGTTAAAGGCATTGcatttggatgcgggcatgacaacGAAGGACAAGGATTCTCTCAGGGTGGTGGCCTTGTGGGACTGGGAAGAGGTGGTCTCTCCCTTATCTCACAGCTGGGTTCCAAAGCAGAGAACATGTTCTCTTACTGTCTTTTGCCCATCACCGACTCTTCTTCACAAACCAGCCCCCTCTTTTTCGGCGAGGGTGCTTCCTTGAGCGGAGGAGCCAAGACTCTCCCACTCATCAAGAGCAGTATCATTCCCACTTTCTGGTACATTCCTATTACAGGAATcaccctcaatggtaaggcactagATATTCCTCCTGGAACTTTCGATCTGCAATCGGACGGCAGCGGAGGTATGATCATCGACTCCGGAACCACTGTTACCATCCTGGACCAGGCTGCCTACTCTCCTCTTAAGGAAGCAATTCAGTCCGCCATTGATCTCACTCCTGTAGACGGCTCTTCTACAGGTTTGGATCTTTGTTACCACACATCATCCGCTCACCTCACCTTGCCAACCCTCGTCTTCAACTTCAAAGGCGGCGTGGATTACGAGCTTCCGGCAGACAACTTTTTCATTCAGGCATCTGAAAATCTCTTGTGCCTGGCAATGTTGGGTGAACCATCGGGGAATCCTTCCATCTTCGGAAACATACAGCAGCAAAACTTCCATATCCTTTACAACAATGCTCAGAACACGCTCTCTTTCAAGCCCACTAAGTGTGATTCTCTTTaa
- the LOC131865666 gene encoding aspartic proteinase nepenthesin-1-like has translation MERSKLLGFVVLICFTIPTISCSSDRLFSGWPMSSSDENVKIRVNMTRRSERELGFSERLGLAVDRSKKRMKKIEALIRGQLDAETPVEVGDGEFLMSVALGTPSVSFEAIVDTGSDLIWTQCKPCKDCFSQPTPIFDPSKSPTFSTIPCGDSLCDALGSTQTGCNPDCTFMYQYGDGSFTSGDLAYETLSIGSSKVKGIAFGCGRDNEGQGFSQGGGLVGLGRGGLSLISQLGSKAENMFSYCLLPITDSSSQTSPLFFGEGASLSGGAKTLPLIKSSIIPTFWYIPITGITLNGKALDIPPGTFDLQSDGSGGMIIDSGTTVTILDQAAYSPLKEAIQSAIDLTPVDGSSTGLDLCYHTSSAHLTLPTLVFNFKGGVDYELPADNFFIQASENLLCLAMLGEPSGNPSIFGNIQQQNFHILYNNAQNTLSFKPTKCDSL, from the coding sequence atggagCGTTCAAAGCTGTTAGGTTTTGTGGTCTTGATATGCTTTACTATTCCAACGATATCATGTTCTTCGGACAGACTGTTTAGTGGTTGGCCGATGTCTAGCAGcgatgaaaatgtaaaaataaggGTGAATATGACGCGCAGATCAGAGAGAGAGTTGGGTTTTTCTGAGAGATTGGGTTTGGCTGTGGATCGAAGTAAGAAGCGAATGAAGAAGATAGAGGCATTGATAAGAGGGCAATTAGACGCTGAAACGCCCGTTGAAGTAGGGGATGGAGAATTTCTGATGAGCGTTGCACTGGGAACGCCCTCTGTGAGCTTCGAAGCGATTGTGGACACGGGGAGCGATCTGATTTGGACTCAGTGCAAGCCTTGCAAGGACTGCTTCTCTCAGCCTACGCCAATCTTCGACCCCTCCAAGTCCCCCACATTTTCCACAATTCCCTGCGGTGATTCTCTTTGTGACGCCTTGGGGAGTACACAAACCGGATGCAATCCAGATTGTACCTTTATGTATCAGTATGGCGATGGTTCCTTCACCAGCGGCGACCTGGCTTACGAGACATTGTCAATTGGGAGCAGCAAGGTTAAAGGCATTGCATTTGGATGCGGGCGTGACAACGAAGGACAAGGATTCTCTCAGGGTGGTGGCCTTGTGGGACTGGGAAGAGGTGGTCTCTCCCTTATCTCACAGCTGGGTTCCAAAGCAGAGAACATGTTCTCTTACTGTCTTTTGCCCATCACCGACTCTTCTTCACAAACCAGCCCCCTCTTTTTCGGCGAGGGTGCTTCCTTGAGCGGAGGAGCCAAGACTCTCCCACTCATCAAGAGCAGTATCATTCCCACTTTCTGGTACATTCCTATTACAGGAATcaccctcaatggtaaggcactagATATTCCTCCTGGAACTTTCGATCTGCAATCGGACGGCAGCGGAGGTATGATCATCGACTCCGGAACCACTGTTACCATCCTGGACCAGGCTGCCTACTCTCCTCTTAAGGAAGCAATTCAGTCCGCCATTGATCTCACTCCTGTAGACGGCTCTTCTACAGGTTTGGATCTTTGTTACCACACATCATCCGCTCACCTCACCTTGCCAACCCTCGTCTTCAACTTCAAAGGCGGCGTGGATTACGAGCTTCCGGCAGACAACTTTTTCATTCAGGCATCTGAAAATCTCTTGTGCCTGGCAATGTTGGGTGAACCATCGGGGAATCCTTCCATCTTCGGAAACATACAGCAGCAAAACTTCCATATCCTTTACAACAATGCTCAGAACACGCTCTCTTTCAAGCCCACTAAGTGTGATTCTCTTTaa